Proteins encoded within one genomic window of Rossellomorea vietnamensis:
- a CDS encoding ABC transporter permease: protein MKKTSFYSISFILFAFPLLFLVYKSFYGVAAWGSPALGDPSVRAWELLMNEGGFLNSVWVSVWIAVIVLVLNLLIGITAGKVFSFSSFRGKALMEALMMLPLFIPVLVVAIGLHITFIRYGLSDHWLGVALVHLVPTIPYSIKMFKTGYERIGSKLLEQSTILGGSAVKRLYHIELPLLLPSIRSVLFLTIVISLSQYVLTAIIGGGNVVTLAMVYYPFTDTADEAVMAAFSIVFALIPLILYIILEGCLTFILPYQHLRRRKRK from the coding sequence TCTCTTCTTGGTGTATAAAAGCTTTTACGGTGTAGCGGCATGGGGGAGTCCTGCTCTGGGTGATCCAAGCGTAAGGGCGTGGGAACTCTTGATGAACGAAGGAGGGTTTCTGAATTCAGTATGGGTGTCGGTATGGATTGCAGTAATCGTGTTGGTTCTCAATCTTCTGATCGGCATCACAGCGGGAAAAGTGTTTTCCTTTTCTTCTTTCAGGGGGAAAGCGTTGATGGAAGCGCTCATGATGCTGCCCCTGTTCATTCCTGTTTTAGTCGTTGCCATCGGACTTCATATTACCTTCATACGATATGGCCTCTCCGATCACTGGCTCGGGGTCGCCCTCGTTCATTTGGTGCCGACGATTCCTTACAGCATTAAAATGTTTAAAACAGGCTATGAGCGGATCGGCTCGAAATTACTCGAACAATCAACCATCCTGGGAGGAAGTGCCGTCAAGCGCTTATACCATATCGAATTGCCTTTGCTCCTTCCAAGCATACGCAGTGTATTGTTCCTGACGATCGTCATCTCTTTAAGTCAATACGTGTTGACGGCGATCATAGGCGGGGGGAACGTCGTAACCCTTGCAATGGTCTATTACCCATTTACCGATACGGCAGATGAAGCGGTCATGGCGGCATTCTCCATCGTGTTCGCCCTTATCCCCCTCATCTTATACATCATACTTGAGGGGTGTTTGACATTCATACTCCCTTATCAGCATCTAAGAAGGAGGAAGAGGAAGTGA